In the genome of Cydia strobilella chromosome Z, ilCydStro3.1, whole genome shotgun sequence, one region contains:
- the LOC134754333 gene encoding protein henna encodes MEVYNAPQNEDNLSSSPPDKPKLMHGGNYIKEGRDSAKSTWLLFSAESPDQAGCLAKFLSIFSSHGVNLSHIESRSSARRPGYEFMVECEHGTGDFGAALEDLKMNVGYLNIISRNYKDNRSAVPWFPRRIRDLDRFANQILSYGSELDADHPGFTDPEYRARRKYFADIAYNYRHGQPLPHVSYTSQETATWGVIFRKLTELYPTHACKEHNHVFPLLIENCGYREDNIPQLEDVSNFLKDCTGFTLRPVAGLLSSRDFLAGLAFRVFHSTQYIRHHSRPLYTPEPDVCHELLGHAPLFADPAFAQFSQEIGLASLGAPDDYIERLATCFWFTVEFGVCRQEGKLKAFGAGLLSSFGELQYCLSGKPELRDFEPELTGEEKYPITEYQPVYFVANSFEDAKEKMIKYASTIPRDFGVRYNPYTQSIDILDSVRQMKDLLRGIHQDMEMLLNTMEKL; translated from the exons ATGGAGGTATACAATGCTCCCCAAAATGAAGACAATCTGTCGTCTTCGCCACCAGACAAG cCAAAATTAATGCACGGTGGAAACTACATAAAAGAAGGCCGTGATTCGGCCAAATCTACGTGGTTATTATTTTCTGCTGAATCACCCGACCAAGCTGGTTGCTTGGCCAAGTTTCTAAGCATTTTTTCTTCTCATGGAGTGAACCTCAGCCACATTGAGTCCCGGTCTTCAGCCAGGCGCCCGGGGTACGAGTTCATGGTAGAGTGCGAGCATGGCACCGGCGACTTTGGGGCTGCCTTAGAAGACCTAAAAATGAACGTGGGCTACCTTAACATCATTTCCAGAAATTACAAGGACAATagat CTGCCGTGCCGTGGTTTCCCAGACGTATTCGTGACTTGGATAGATTCGCCAACCAAATTCTCTCGTACGGGTCGGAGTTAGATGCAGATCACCCAGGCTTTACGGACCCCGAGTACCGCGCGCGGCGCAAATACTTTGCCGACATCGCTTACAACTACCGGCACGGTCAGCCGCTACCGCACGTCAGCTACACCTCGCAGGAGACCGCCACTTGGGGTGTTATATTCAGGAAGCTCACTGAGCTCTATCCGACGCATGCTTGCAAGGAGCACAATCACGTGTTTCCTTTGCTGATTGAGAACTGCGGATACAGAGAAGATAACATTCCTCAATTAGAGGATGTATCTAATTTCTTAAAAG ACTGCACCGGCTTCACCCTGCGGCCAGTAGCGGGGCTTCTATCGTCGCGCGACTTCCTCGCGGGGCTGGCCTTCCGCGTGTTCCACAGCACGCAGTACATCCGCCACCACTCGCGGCCGCTGTACACGCCGGAGCCTGATGTCTGCCACGAGCTGCTCGGTCACGCCCCGCTATTTGCTGATCCTGCCTTCGCTCAGTTCTCGCAGGAAATCGGCTTAGCATCTCTCGGAGCTCCAGATGACTACATCGAGCGATTAGCTACC TGCTTCTGGTTTACCGTGGAATTCGGAGTGTGCCGACAAGAAGGCAAGCTGAAGGCGTTCGGGGCGGGGCTGTTGTCGTCGTTTGGCGAGTTGCAGTACTGCCTGTCGGGCAAGCCGGAGCTGCGCGACTTCGAGCCCGAGCTCACCGGTGAGGAGAAGTACCCCATCACGGAGTACCAGCCCGTCTACTTCGTAGCTAACAGCTTCGAAGATGCCAAGGAAAAAATGAT taagtACGCGTCTACGATTCCGCGTGACTTCGGTGTCCGATACAACCCGTACACGC